Genomic DNA from Gossypium hirsutum isolate 1008001.06 chromosome A01, Gossypium_hirsutum_v2.1, whole genome shotgun sequence:
TCCTTGCCGTTGTGATCAAATTGTGCTTGTTCTTTTGGGTCTTTCTCCCTTTTGTGTTTTACGGCTCTATCTCTTTGGCTAATTGATTCCCTTCCCCTATTCCttgtttggtttttcttttctttccttcttggcCGATTGCTACTTTTCCCTCTTAACACTTTCAGCTTTGTTCCACCTCCTCCTTATTGAAATTGCTTGACTGAATACCCTTTTTGGTTCTTTCCCcgctcttctttcttttctcaaCTGCGTTTCCCCTTTTTGTGCTTTGACTGGATATCACTTCACTCCTCTCCCTCTCTACTCATTCAGTTTTCTCGTTTCTAGCTGTTTATTCTCTTCTTCTTGACGCCTAATCTCCCTACACTTAACTAAGGTAACTAGTTCTTCATTTAGGGTTGTTGCCAATGCTTATAGTCGGACTTTACCGTTGCCGCTATCTAGGGGTGTGATTGTTCATCTCGTGTCTCAATCTGAAAGTGTGCTATTGTAGGCCAATTACGTCTTGGTGGTGATTTTACCAAGGTTTTGGAGGGTAACTGCGATCAATGGTGTAAGTGAGAAACTGATTGCTTATTTAAGATTAGCGTTGTGGATATTTGCACACTTtttgcaaacaggtgtgtaaccacattACTAAAACTATTAATCGGCAAAAGTTGAAAAACATGCACATAGACACTATACAAGTGTGCGCTCACTCGTATGGTGATTCGAACACTAAGCGTGGACGTTTGACAGTAGAGGTTGCCAGGAGTGATTCCATGGGCTTAGGCTATTTTTGGGCCTCGTTGCGCCGAAATAAgtcgtgtgggccccacacgggtaaatcaCACTAATGTgtgagattattgggccaggttGTGCAGGTCGTATGGCCAAGGCCACTcatgggcttattgggccacacgagcttgtgggcccacatgggccatattatgggcttgggcctatttttactgtttgactactaaagttgcacgggtcgcccgatacgactgtgggcctaccgttGGGTCGATAAGTATGCTTAGACCCTAAtctgatgaaatgactgttataaccctatgaggtaaatgactgatatacccctattgatgtatgactgtttgagcatgccatattTACTGATGCAAACCTAGCTACGTCATGTTACAAATCAGCTTGGCAACATCGAGCATGGCCTAagctcgaggggcccaagtgcaagatgaagtttaatttcggCTCAACGAGCTCAATTTCGGTTTTGAGTTCATTTTGTTTCATTTGATTTTAGTTGCTTGAATAAATTTAATAAGTGGTGTTAGTTAATTACTTAATTGTTagctcaaataattaattaatttaatggaGTCTTAAATCTAGACattttaatttagtatattaaaTATGTCTCACATTATTAAGTGTTTAATGTGTCTAGCTTAGGAcataatttaatgtgtctaatttaaacaaattaattagctGCTGCTAATTTAATTTTTCCAGCCCTTATTTAATTTGTCCTAGCCTAGACATGTTTCTTAGAGTCAGCCGAAATTAAGTATGACCAGAATGGGacaaatttaattgattttgtccagccaaaattaatTTGTCTTGGCTGCTACCGATTTGCAATGTGTATATGTTAATATGtaataaccgaatttaatgtgcaggaaACAACAATGAAGGAGCTGCTGGTGCATTAAAGAGCTGCTGGTGCTTAGAATGGAATTAAAGAAGTTATCTAGCATGAATGGCCGAATTTAATGCTAGGTGCACTTCCCATGGACGGCTTAGGAGCATGAAAGCGTGATTAATGCTAGAAGGTTGTTGGTTGGTGTTTCCCAAGTGGCCATTCGGCCAAAAGGAGGCTGAACATTCAATTTTCCAAGTGAATTTAATTCCAGCAGCTACTTACTCTTCCCCAAAAGTCTTCTCGTGTATTTCAACAACCAAGATGTTGTTCACAGAATGTTTTCATACAAGGAAGCTGATCATTTCGTCCTTTCACATTGAGAGGCTGTTGGGAGCTATGTTTTCACactaatgggcttaggcccagactgtatgtGCCTAATGTATATCTATTGGTTGTTAATAagggttacacactaagttttcataaacttacTCTTCTGCTTTCCTATGTAGGAAATCCTTAGGAGGGTTGGTGCTACGAGGGATTCGATGGGGGCCACATGActgttttaactatttttttcatttttaatctttaagttatttaatttgggtattggttatgtaataaggcctttcaaagtttgatttttaatttggtatttcaATTGCTTTGTTTTATAACTGTTAGTAGTAGGACGtgaactttaaaaaaacaaacgTTTTCTAAACATCACGTCATTATGTTTTAAAGCGTAATAGAAATTTAAGATAAGTAACCAATAACTAAACCTGTTGAATTTTTATTAAGGAAAAGATACTTAAAAGTTTTGTAAATGTGCACTACAaaggtttttatattatataaacttCTCGAATAGAACGATGCTTTTCAAACagacttcaatgtgacatcgcagatttggccataacatctaggccgggtttgaggtgttatatttagtggtatcagaactaaGTTACAAAACTCAGCTGTAGTTTAGGCTTTTCTTTAGAACTTAAAACTCTGAAAAAGAACTGTtacaaatgatttaaaaaatatgttttactgaacgtgtggtacaccgagtctccagcgtcGATCCTATAAGTTCTCTGAAACTATTActtgtttaaattaaaatattgaaattactATAGGCAATAGACTGTACTGGAAAACTTGGTTTAGGGTAAAATGAGACTGTAGTGAAACTACGATATGCGAAAACAAGAAAACACTGAATTATTGATactatttttcataaaacattcgttaataaacactggaactataaaactgatgcataaaactgttaatacagataaaagtttaattcaataatgagcactagaggtactcatAGAAGCAGTACAAGAGGCCACGGCGGAGGTCGTAGAGGTTCTCGGGCTAGGTCGTCGGCATCGGGTCACATGCCTAACAATAAAGCTAGATAGGCACCGGCTTCATCGGTGActgagtgtgacagcccaaaattgaccctagtcgggaagtggtttcgggaccacaaaaccgagttataaaaataattaattgctatgttctatgtttattatgtgtgtgtacatgcatatgtggaagtttcattccctaattttgccaattgcatgaggaattattaaatagggatcaacatgagacatggtgaaatatgataggctaattttaaagggcttattagtgcatgtcaacacaagggtggacttgcatgtcaaattgcccaattcccttatagtggccggccaagatggattgatgatgggcaatatatttgttgaatttgatattataataagaaattgggttattggagttataatgaataaaagaaagaataaaagaaaaaagaaaggtaatgaaaacaaagcttgtatccttggttcttcttggccgattgtaaagaggaagataggagggaaacattcggtcacttgaagcttgagaaggttagtaaaaattttgttagtttttgaaattttaagtttagtttaagtcaattagctagttccatattagcccatttgaaaacttggaattttagatgttggtttgagctttcggttgtggttgtcaagggaggaaatgagattttgtttgtcttcaacaattgattggtatataagtgttaaatgtgagaaaatttttgtttgggtaattgtaataaataattagaggcttaattatcaaaaggtttcggttttgatattatttttataagcataattagttcaatttgataataaggtatgaggtgataagtaaaattttcatggtggtttaggtttaatgacattcggctatggtatttgacaatggtaaattttgttgtttcatgataaagatagatgagtgtttgagctatacaaataatcatatgtgagcaatgggtgctaaagggaaaggaatcaactaccttattatgtaccaaggccgaatgtgtacttgaattaggaagttattgagtaatgtttgtaccttaagtgatagaatagagtgaatgcttggaatgtgatatgtgtgaattatatgttaaattaaggtttgctaagctagctattaaggtgaaatgcaaatgttagtatttgatttggtaataatctgcttggggacagcagcagtaaggtgattttggaaaatcgccataatttgtaggagttgaattagaagctgagtaaattatgtcattaaagcttaaagagtctattttcttgcaaaagaaactataagaactaaagagttaccgatcttgagatatttgaagtattgtggggctgagtcaaaatgactactagattccctgttctgtttttaggaaatcattataaattgtaaaaaaatgattataagataaaatttatatgcttaaactccttaatgagtctagtttcaaataaaatcaaatacaacacatttggaattctgtaaaatgagaaatttgattcgtagtgaagagtggtcagattagtcaaacagtgaaacaggggaaactttaagaaaaatctggtattgattggccaagcctaaaattctgaaaattttatggatggaagatatacgagtctatattcagggaaaattaacggcaagtgatttggagttttgtagctccagttataaataatttagtgactgctgctcagggaaaacagctcgtagtgaatatgtgattttgttgtaaacattaatgaaaatttgctaatgaattatttattgatttttataaagcttactataatctatgtgtgtgaaagtcgaatcaatttatatattattctgaaagtaatacttgaatagtcgattaatgactattttaaaatttgttgaacttaagctcaagagcaaaggggaactaaatccgataaagggaaggaaaaagtaattgaatagccattgaagtcgttcgacaacatccgaggtaagtcttcgagtaatgaccctacttgaattatattgaaatgattagtcatcctatgatggatagtcaaatgtgcatagagactatgttataaagccaattgaaatcatgctctttgtgtgtggctattgagccgaaattggaaaggtttaataaatgctttgtgtttgagccttagtaacgaaagtgaaatatggatgtgtcatgagagttgatatatccgggctaagacccgcaggcatttgtgcgagttgatatatccgggctaagacccgcaggcatttgtgcgagttgatatatccgggctaagacccgcaggcatttgtgcgagttgatatatccgggctaagacccgcaggcatttgtgcgagttgatatatatccgggctaagacccgaaggcaattgtgcaagttgatatatccgggttaagacccgcaggcatttgcgcgagttgatatatccgggctaagacccgcaggcatttgtgcgagttgttatatatccgggctaagacccgaaggcaattgtgcaagttgatatatccgggctaagacctgcaggcatttgtgcgagttgatatatccgggctaagacccgcaggcatttgtgcgagttgatatatatccgggctaagacccgaaggcaattgtgcaagttgatatatccgggctaagacccgaaggcattcgtgcgagttgctatgcccgggttaagacccgaaggcaattgtgcttgtggtaatatccggctaaattccgaagaaacttgggtatgaatgtaagcgttttgtgctgtaataaattcaattaatacgctcaacaaacccaaacgataaggtatgtttgcatgtgattcggaaaagtcgattcgttttaagtagtattcgttcaatcgactaacgaacttttgggcttttatatgggttgataccttgtgtgtgtatatatgttgacgaattgtgaagtaagcatgattatgagaatgtgtattaataaagtgattcatttagctatgtgaatgtaatactttagtcaaagccgatttcattacttgaaacttactaagctttaaaatgcttaccccgttgctttggctctctgttttatagattttgttcgttagctatcggattcgggatcatcgaagtcgaagtcatccacactatcaaagctcttttggtactcttttagttgaactctggatatggcatgtataggactaccccttgttgttttaagcactttttgtgatgtatgtgtgtacagccatgcgaaaatggcttgtagaagtggagtatggcattagaccatttgtgtttatgtatgtatatatggtttcatgatgtgactatggtttggaatggaagtgttgggcaaatgatcagccattggaatggctaaatatgatcatatgtggacctatgtataaCAAAACCCTAGtcggtccatggtaaccacgaaataggtaaagtttaccttgaaaacagatgctgactgcagcagtggtgtggatttgaaaaatcacaaaaatttgtaggaacggaattaaatagtgaataaattatgtaatcgaaccttgatgaatctattttcatatgaaggtaacaaaacaatcatatgaacagtatattaagagatattaaagttctcgttaaacagggccagaacggtttctggatctcctgtttcgactttgaaaatttaccataaattaaccagagataattaggagtcataccatatatttatagattcctctctgagtctagtttctatagaaaaaacggtatcagtattggagccctgtacaaggagatatccaagtcgtaatgcgcaaaggtcagggtagtcgatccctgtaacatgggagagtttgactaataaactgtactaattggcctgaccaaaaattctagaaaaaaatatgtagatgggcatatgagtctagtttcagggaaaaatcacaaaactgattttcgagttatgaaactcaagatatgatttttaaagcgactattatgcagattggcagtgtctggaaaatttttaaaagtctgttaacacctcgtgttcgactccggtgacggtctcgggttcggggtgttacactgagACTGGGTTACATGATCCTGTGGCTGGGGACGACTCATTGTCCCAATCTATGTTACAGTTTCTAAAGAGGGTCATTGGGCCCAATATTGGTACTGTGGGCCGTGGGTCGATGACGGAacgactcaggtctaatggggctgagatttttaggggaaTTACTAGAGTTACCCCTAATGTGGTTGAATATCGAATTGAGTCCACAGAGCGGATAATGGATGACCTCAACTGCACCTCAGAGCAGAAATTAAAAGGTGCAGTGTGGTTGTttcgagatgaagcctatcagtggtggcttacaattaaagagggcactcagcctAACCGGTTGacttgggaattgttcaaaactgtATTTCAAGGGAAATATGTGGAAGCTAGTTATGTGGATTCCTGGAGGAGAGAGTTTCTAAATTTGACCCAAGGGGATAAGCCAGTAGTAGAATATAAGTCTGAGTTTCTACGACTTAGCCGTTATGCGTGTGGGATGGTGGCAACAGAATATGAGCGCTGTGTTCACTTTGAGGACGATTTCAAAGATGATCTACGAGTTTTGAttgctccacaaagggagcgagattttgcttgGTTGGTGGAAAAGGCAAAAATCGTCAAGGATGTGAAGCACGCTGAACGCCAGAATCGTAAGACAGACATGGCTAGGAGTAAGAAGGTTTGGGAGGCCTCAAGTCCAGTTGTGAGGACAAGAAAAAGGTAGAGTCAATCAGCTAGTCAGAGTTGGGCCCCCTATTGTTGCTTTTGGGCCACAGCCTTGTGCTATTTGTGGgagacgccatcagggcgagtgttggaaaCAGATAGGGGTTTGTCTAAGGTGTGGATCTTTGGAGCATTGCATCAGAGATTGTCCACGGAGgcctgatcagatgcaagctactggtatgggtactgTTCAGCCACCGAGAGGGTTTTAGCAGCCATTGGGAGGCTGTGGTCATGCCAGAGGTAGAAATGGTATGGGTCGTGGTCgtggagcaccgggcagaggtactGGTCAcactgaggtgaggcagccaaCACTAGTTTATGTTGTATGTTGCCGAGAGGACGGAGACACTCCAGATGTTATtgcgggtacgttctttatccataatgtgccttatactgcattgattgatgttgggtctacgCACTCATATATAGCATGTACTGTATCTAAGACTTTGAGTGTAATGGTTGAAAACACTATGAATGAGGTTACTGTGTTAAGCCCATTAGGGCAGTCTGTGAGAGTAAACAAACTGTTTAAGAGTGTACCCTTGGAGGTGCAAGGAGTGATCTTTGTAGCGGATTTAATGGAAATTCcttttagagaatttgatttaatattgggcatggactggctggttaagcatTAGGTGAATTTGGACGTACTGCAAAGCGGGTGGTACGGAAAACTGAAAAGGGTGATGAGGTAATTGTGATTGGGAAGCGTCGAAATTATCTGTCAAATGTGTTTTTTGCACTTAAAGCTAAGAAGTTGGTTTGTAAGAgttgtgaggcgtatctagcctaTGTTTATGCTTCGAGTTTTGAGGTTTCGTCTATGAAAGACATCAAAACAATTAAGGACTTTTCGGACGCGTTTCCTGATGAGCTACCTAGATTACCTCCAAGTCGAAAAGTTGAATTTAGGATTCAGCTCCTGCCTGTACAGTTttagtgtccatcgccccttatagaacggcaccgaaggagcttgagGAACTTAAATCGTagattcaagagttactagaTCGAGGGTTCATTCGCCCTAgtatgtctccgtggggagcactggTATTACttgtaaaaaagaaggatggatccatgcgaaTGTGCATCAACTACTGCCAACTGAATAAATTGATTACTAAGAATAAGTACCTTACCAAGGATTGATAATCTATTGGATCAGTTTCGTggagcttcagttttctctaagatagatcttTGATCTGGGTACTATCAATTGAGGGTCAAAGAGACTAATTTTTATAAGACTGTGTTTAGGACTTgctatggtcattatgagttcctagtgatgctgtttggactgacgaatgcaccaacaacttttatggatttgatgaactaagtgttccagccctatctggattgGTTCgtggtggtgtttatagatgacattttggtgtattcGAAAACTGAAGATGAACATGTTGCACATCTCCAACTGGTTCTACAAATTCTGAGAGaaaaacaactgtatgctaaatttagtaagtgtgaattttggctacaagaggtaacttttctgggtcatgttGTATCTGCCGAGGGAATTAGGGTTAATCCTTGAAAAATTAAACCCGTTCTAGATTGGAAGTAACCTAAGTCAGTATCTGAGATTCGGAGTTTTCTGGGTCTGGCAGGGTatttgtgacaacccaaaattgaccctagttgggaactggtttcgggaccgctaaaccgagtcaccgaaatggtcgaatgtgatatttatggtctagaatatgtaattatgaatgtgtgaaaatttcaagcttcgatttagtcgattgcatgtgagttttagtaaataggacttatgtgagaaaattttgaaatgtgataggtcaaagcataaggacctattagtgcatgttgaaaaaggagggacttgcatgtcaatttcccccctctattagtagtggccggccatgacaagcatggtagaccaagtgtgatgggcaagacatgtcatagacatgttgtgttggtgcatcatgggtggaaaaaaataaaataatgagcatggaaattaaataatgaaagggaatatgatgaaaacaaaaaaaaaagtgtgtggttgtttctcccccccattgccgtgagttaaagaagagaaaagaaaaattttgttcatcttttttcatcttcttttggccgaaaattctaaggaaggaggaaggagttcttgcttcatgttttgcttggaagaggattaggaggaggtttggccatacttgtatctagatcaaggtatgtttgaggttgtgccatgagattcatgcatgtttttttttagttgctagcttgagttctaattagcccatggttcaaatctttgctatgtcatggggatgatattcggcctaggtggattttgtattaatgccattgcatgctaaatatgaagcttgttaatgatgcatgtgatggtggattgatgattcttgaatcttctttttagcatttttgagtgagcacatatgtgcattggttgctagatggagaagaatcggctagcaagttgtgtgctaaggccgaatataatttttgtatattaatgagtaatgcatgtgttaaattgatggaaagggagaggatgctttactagtgtatatatgtgtgtattagccaagttttgaacttgaaacaaaatggtgtttagtcaatacaagtgaccatacttgtagaatgtattaagtgttgcaatcggccccaacatagacatgcatattcggccataggaaggagattggtgttgcatgtattcggtcagaggaaagcatattgatgcttttgtcttggcttagaaaattcggccgagggggaaaattagccaaaatgttgagtttgattcatgattccgtacatatgtgactttaatgtctaatgtataaatatgggctaagtgccttgtgttcctcttttcgatgctcaaatgattaaatcaatttatttgtttaattaagctcaagagcaaaggggaactaaatctgataaagggaaggaaaaagtggtcgaatagctatcggaatcgttcgacaacatccgaggtaagttcttgagtaaaagagcttaaattatgatttgattagatcatgttttaagcaaattaaaatcatgctctttgtgtgtggctattgagccgaaattgcaagaatgataagtgtcttgtgtttgagttttgctaacgaaaatgaaatacgaatgtgccatgatttattgttaaatgtgcatggttatttgaatgatgtccgggctaagtctcgaaggctttgtgctaagt
This window encodes:
- the LOC107920385 gene encoding uncharacterized protein is translated as MTERLRSNGAEIFRGITRVTPNVVEYRIESTERIMDDLNCTSEQKLKGKYVEASYVDSWRREFLNLTQGDKPVVEYKSEFLRLSRYACGMVATEYERCVHFEDDFKDDLRVLIAPQRERDFAWLVEKAKIVKDVKHAERQNRKTDMARSKKPCAICGRRHQGECWKQIGVCLRCGSLEHCIRDCPRRPDQMQATGMGTVQPPRGF